From the Solanum pennellii chromosome 4, SPENNV200 genome, one window contains:
- the LOC107018108 gene encoding probable adenylate kinase 6, chloroplastic encodes MVVWTRAVVRTWRCRPTNFSRAFSEKLPTSEPKGRNIQWVFLGCPGVGKGTYAARLSKLLGVPHIATGDLVRQQLSSHGPLASKLVDIVSQGQLISDEIVIDLLSKRLEAGEAKGETGFILDGFPRTIRQAEILEGVTDIDLVINLKLREDALIAKCLGRRTCSECGGNYNVACIDMKGDDGETRMYMPPLLPPPHCETKLITRSDDTENVVKERLRIYHEMSKPVEDFYRQRGKLLEFDLPGGIPESWPKLLQALNIYDDEDKKSAAA; translated from the exons ATGGTGGTTTGGACCCGTGCAGTGGTAAGAACATGGAGATGTAGACCCACCAATTTTAGCAGGgctttttctgaaaaattacCTACATCGGAGCCTAAGGGCAGAAATATTCAGTGGGTATTCCTGGGTTGCCCTGGTGTCGGGAAAGGGACTTATGCAGCTCGACTTTCTAAGCTTCTTGGCGTACCCCACATAGCTACTGGTGATCTCGTCCGTCAACAATTATCCTCTCATGGTCCTCTTGCCTCAAAG CTTGTGGATATTGTTAGCCAAGGGCAATTAATTTCAGACGAAATTGTAATAGATTTGCTATCTAAGCGTCTTGAAGCTGGAGAAGCAAAGGGTGAAACAGGATTTATTCTTGATGGATTTCCTCGAACTATACGGCAGGCG GAAATCTTAGAGGGAGTGACAGACATTGACTTGGTGATTAATCTGAAGCTTCGGGAAGATGCGTTGATTGCCAAGTGCTTGGGAAGAAGGACTTGTAGTGAGTGTGGAGGCAATTATAATGTTGCATGCATTGATATGAAGGGTGATGATGGAGAAACTAGAATGTACATGCCTCCCCTTCTCCCTCCTCCGCATTGTGAAACCAAACTTATTACACGGTCTGATGACACTGAAAATGTTGTGAAGGAACGCCTCCGCATCTACCATGAAATG AGCAAACCAGTAGAGGACTTTTACCGCCAGCGAGGTAAGCTGTTGGAGTTTGATCTCCCTGGAGGAATTCCAGAGTCATGGCCAAAGTTACTTCAGGCTTTGAATATCTACGACGACGAGGATAAGAAATCTGCAGCAGCATGA